One window of Nocardia sp. NBC_00508 genomic DNA carries:
- a CDS encoding serine hydrolase, producing MNPLETQPPQWPPGTEHLYHSVTFGHLVGEIGRRVSGGPDPRSPSAAVSETRDAGTLPVRRTGTCRRWRG from the coding sequence ATCAATCCACTCGAGACGCAGCCACCACAGTGGCCGCCGGGCACGGAACACCTGTACCACAGCGTGACTTTCGGTCATCTGGTTGGCGAGATCGGGCGCCGGGTCTCCGGCGGTCCTGATCCGCGATCACCATCAGCAGCGGTGTCGGAGACACGCGACGCAGGAACGCTTCCGGTGCGTAGGACTGGAACTTGTCGACGCTGGAGAGGGTGA
- a CDS encoding Hsp20/alpha crystallin family protein: protein MLMRTDPFRDLDRLTQQVFGTPARPAVMPMDAWREGDEFFVELDLPGIDPDSLDLDIERNVVTVRASRPELDPERSMIAAERTRGVFSRQLFLGENLDTDAIRADYRDGVLRLVIPVAEKAKPRKIEISRHDEREAINA from the coding sequence ATGCTGATGCGCACCGATCCGTTCCGGGATCTGGATCGTTTGACACAGCAGGTGTTCGGCACGCCGGCCCGTCCGGCGGTGATGCCGATGGACGCCTGGCGCGAGGGAGACGAGTTCTTCGTCGAACTCGACCTGCCCGGCATCGACCCGGACTCGCTGGATCTGGATATCGAACGCAACGTGGTGACTGTGCGGGCCTCGCGCCCGGAACTGGACCCCGAGCGTTCGATGATCGCCGCGGAGCGCACCCGTGGGGTGTTCAGCCGCCAGTTGTTCCTGGGGGAGAACCTCGACACCGACGCGATCCGCGCCGACTACCGCGACGGGGTGCTGCGCCTGGTGATCCCGGTCGCGGAGAAGGCCAAGCCCCGCAAGATCGAGATCAGCCGCCACGACGAACGCGAGGCCATCAACGCCTGA
- a CDS encoding PucR family transcriptional regulator — MNQQLLSSQVNDSLARAQLSSMHALCALSMMLFAEHQDLDILRIAAEAVPSLGCCRTLASYHSVDGEFLPYPPLPARPDLDTQIRAQDGAGKVDLSDGQWGWAFTLSSVTGARGSLLVAADHEPRADEIFLLTVLAQLTGAALANAALREQSVAHAIQLTEINQHLSASVVRLESQMRVHEVLAGAAAYGGGEHGIADALAQVSGLPVAIEDPFGNLRAWSGPGLPDRYPKPSPQEREQLLHRLATANAPLRIHDRVVILVKPRAEILGTLALVDPDHRVTDENLFALSYGSTVLALELSHQRNVAEMELRLRRDLVDDLLSGTDNDSALARAEALGHDLHGQHYLVLVHSTGSAVAEAVGRAATALDLHYIPGRHAGMVVLITDRRPDPVALHHAIREHLDTTPVAIGISGRCDQPSHFAGAFADARRAINIRLRSRTPDGATAFDELGFYRLVDAAHTDGQVEEFMREWLGALLDYDRTRNTDLVHTLSQYLECGGNYDDSAAALHIHRSTLRYRLGRIREITGFDLRDVNTRFNLQAATRVWQFLSAVHLPGET; from the coding sequence ATGAACCAGCAACTGTTGAGTTCACAGGTCAATGACTCGCTCGCCCGCGCCCAGTTGTCGTCGATGCACGCCCTGTGCGCCCTGTCGATGATGCTCTTCGCCGAACACCAGGACCTGGACATCCTGCGGATCGCCGCGGAGGCGGTGCCATCGCTCGGGTGCTGCCGCACGCTGGCGAGTTATCACTCCGTCGACGGCGAATTTCTGCCCTACCCGCCGCTACCTGCGCGGCCCGACCTCGACACTCAGATCCGCGCGCAGGATGGTGCGGGCAAAGTCGACCTGTCCGACGGCCAGTGGGGCTGGGCGTTCACCCTGTCGAGCGTGACCGGAGCACGCGGCTCGCTGCTTGTCGCTGCCGACCACGAACCACGGGCGGACGAGATCTTCCTGCTCACCGTGCTGGCTCAGTTGACCGGTGCGGCGCTGGCGAATGCCGCACTGCGTGAACAGTCGGTCGCCCACGCCATCCAATTGACCGAGATAAACCAGCACCTATCCGCCAGTGTGGTCCGACTGGAGAGCCAGATGCGGGTACACGAAGTGCTCGCCGGCGCTGCGGCGTACGGCGGCGGGGAGCACGGGATCGCGGACGCCCTCGCTCAGGTGTCCGGGCTACCCGTAGCGATCGAAGACCCCTTCGGCAACCTGAGGGCCTGGTCCGGGCCTGGTCTGCCGGACCGTTACCCGAAGCCCTCACCGCAGGAACGTGAGCAATTGCTGCACCGGCTCGCCACAGCCAACGCGCCTCTCCGCATACACGACCGGGTAGTCATCCTGGTGAAACCGCGCGCCGAAATCCTCGGCACACTCGCGCTGGTCGACCCCGACCATCGGGTGACCGACGAGAACCTCTTCGCCCTCAGCTACGGCAGTACCGTTCTCGCGCTCGAACTCTCGCATCAACGCAATGTCGCCGAGATGGAGCTGCGACTGCGCCGCGACCTGGTCGACGATCTGCTGTCCGGTACCGACAACGACAGCGCCTTGGCCAGGGCCGAGGCATTGGGACACGACCTGCACGGTCAGCACTACCTCGTCCTGGTGCACAGCACCGGCAGCGCGGTCGCCGAGGCAGTAGGCCGCGCCGCGACCGCGCTGGACCTGCACTACATTCCGGGACGCCACGCCGGGATGGTGGTGCTGATCACCGACCGCCGACCCGATCCGGTCGCCCTGCACCACGCCATCCGCGAACACCTCGACACGACACCGGTGGCCATCGGTATCAGCGGCCGCTGCGACCAGCCGAGCCATTTCGCCGGTGCCTTCGCCGACGCGCGCCGCGCCATCAATATCCGGCTGCGATCCCGAACACCCGACGGCGCGACCGCATTCGACGAACTCGGCTTCTACCGCCTGGTCGACGCCGCCCATACCGACGGCCAGGTCGAAGAATTCATGCGTGAATGGCTCGGCGCGCTCCTCGACTATGATCGAACCCGCAACACCGACCTCGTCCACACCTTGAGCCAATACCTCGAATGTGGCGGCAACTACGACGATTCCGCCGCCGCACTGCACATCCACCGCAGCACCCTGCGCTATCGCCTCGGGCGCATCCGGGAAATCACCGGCTTCGACCTGCGTGACGTCAACACCCGCTTCAACTTGCAAGCCGCGACCCGCGTCTGGCAATTCCTGTCCGCCGTACACCTCCCAGGCGAGACCTGA
- a CDS encoding FAD-dependent oxidoreductase gives MRAGQAIPSSNRWNRAKIGAGATSTRTLSENPASGVTPTETSDIAGAFPRLSDEQVATLAVGGTRRRVRAGETLVRVGEPSDTFFVILSGKVGIVGDEQTHRIVRVHGPGRFLGELGLLEGQVAFYTAEMVEDGEVLAVPTQRVRALVEHDPVLSDLILRAYLVRRSLLIGLGSGFRIIGSCYSPETRRLREFAVRNRLPHRWIDLERDSRAEQLLRSLGVRPEDTPVVIWRGEQVLRNPTNAELARAIGLAVPDTGHDTCDLLVVGAGPAGLAAAVYGASDGLDTAVLEVIASGGQAGTSSRIENYLGFPAGISGAELAERAVLQAEKFGARILVSAEVTGLESEGGHHRLRLSDGGALVGRAVILATGARYRKLEVPGIELFEGTGVHYAATHQEAATCGLGPVAIVGGGNSAGQATVFLAERVERVYLLIRGGDLGKSMSRYLVDQIERHPRVTTLRHTEVRGVHGTSDLEEIVVEDNRTGEQATLAVSALFVFIGATPCSAWLAGALGLDDHGFVRTGPDAVYRTRDEDARYPEWRPVPLETTVPGVFAAGDVRSGSVKRVASAVGEGAMAVRQVHEYFERR, from the coding sequence AAACATCCGACATCGCAGGGGCATTCCCACGATTGTCGGATGAGCAGGTGGCGACGCTCGCCGTCGGCGGAACCCGCAGGCGGGTGCGCGCTGGCGAGACGCTGGTCCGGGTCGGCGAGCCGAGCGATACCTTCTTCGTGATCCTGTCGGGCAAGGTCGGGATCGTCGGCGACGAGCAGACGCACCGGATCGTGCGCGTGCACGGCCCCGGCCGATTCCTCGGCGAGCTGGGTCTGCTGGAGGGCCAGGTCGCGTTCTACACAGCGGAAATGGTCGAGGATGGCGAGGTACTTGCCGTCCCGACGCAGCGGGTCCGTGCGCTGGTCGAACACGATCCGGTGCTCAGCGATCTGATCCTGCGCGCGTATCTGGTCCGCCGCAGTTTGCTGATCGGGCTCGGTTCCGGCTTCCGGATCATCGGCTCCTGTTACTCACCCGAGACTCGGCGGTTGCGCGAATTCGCGGTGCGAAACCGATTGCCGCACCGATGGATCGACCTCGAGCGCGACAGTCGCGCCGAACAGTTGTTGCGCAGTCTCGGGGTCCGACCGGAGGACACCCCGGTGGTGATCTGGCGGGGCGAGCAGGTCCTGCGCAACCCGACCAATGCCGAGCTTGCGCGGGCCATCGGGCTTGCCGTTCCGGACACCGGCCACGACACCTGCGATCTCCTCGTCGTCGGTGCGGGTCCGGCGGGACTGGCCGCCGCAGTGTATGGCGCGTCGGATGGGCTCGACACGGCGGTGCTGGAGGTGATCGCGTCCGGCGGGCAGGCGGGTACCTCCTCCCGGATCGAGAACTACCTGGGCTTCCCTGCCGGGATATCCGGCGCCGAGCTGGCTGAGCGGGCGGTACTGCAGGCCGAAAAGTTCGGCGCCCGGATTCTGGTGTCGGCCGAGGTGACCGGTCTCGAATCCGAAGGCGGCCATCATCGGCTCCGCCTTTCCGACGGCGGCGCGCTGGTAGGCCGAGCCGTCATTCTCGCCACCGGCGCTCGATACCGCAAGCTGGAAGTGCCTGGCATCGAGCTCTTCGAGGGCACCGGTGTGCACTACGCCGCGACGCACCAGGAGGCGGCCACGTGCGGTCTCGGTCCGGTGGCGATCGTCGGCGGCGGCAACTCCGCCGGACAGGCAACGGTGTTCCTCGCCGAGCGTGTCGAGCGTGTCTACCTGCTCATTCGGGGCGGCGACCTCGGCAAGAGCATGTCCCGATATCTGGTGGACCAGATCGAGCGGCATCCGCGCGTGACGACACTTCGGCATACCGAGGTCCGCGGGGTGCACGGCACGAGTGATCTCGAAGAGATCGTGGTCGAGGACAATCGCACCGGCGAGCAGGCGACACTCGCGGTGAGTGCCCTTTTCGTCTTCATCGGCGCCACACCGTGTAGCGCCTGGTTGGCAGGCGCCCTCGGGCTGGACGATCACGGTTTCGTTCGCACCGGCCCGGATGCGGTGTACCGGACCCGCGACGAGGACGCCCGCTATCCCGAATGGCGACCGGTGCCGCTGGAAACAACCGTGCCCGGCGTCTTCGCGGCGGGCGACGTCCGCAGCGGCTCGGTCAAGCGGGTTGCCTCCGCGGTGGGCGAGGGCGCGATGGCGGTGCGGCAGGTTCACGAATACTTCGAAAGGCGCTGA
- a CDS encoding MerR family transcriptional regulator, giving the protein MGMHSLRLYEQHGLVTPARSTGGTRRYSDDDLARLARIAALTAQGVNLAAIARILDLEDANTELRHTNAALNAELDRLHHHNPQ; this is encoded by the coding sequence ATGGGAATGCATTCGCTGCGCTTGTACGAGCAGCACGGACTGGTCACACCAGCCCGCAGCACCGGCGGCACCCGCCGCTACAGCGACGACGACCTGGCGCGGCTCGCGCGCATCGCCGCCCTGACCGCGCAAGGGGTCAACCTCGCCGCGATCGCCCGCATCCTCGACCTCGAAGACGCCAACACCGAACTGCGCCACACCAACGCCGCGCTCAACGCGGAACTCGACCGACTACACCACCACAACCCGCAGTAA